In one window of Henckelia pumila isolate YLH828 chromosome 1, ASM3356847v2, whole genome shotgun sequence DNA:
- the LOC140875001 gene encoding uncharacterized protein yields MARVLRPLMQLPRWRHRPSPFYHLLSLPSSSTHVSGKLPLFALFSISCRAVHFRFGAVRLRDVPLPYDAEDSDGASSSDSGETFKSRNDRKREARRAVRWGMELASFSPPQIKRIIRVAALEQEVYDALILVKGLGRDVREGKRRQYNLIGRLLREVEPELMDGLIQATKDGDQSRFQGFLGTENLDIDGEEEEDEEIEEGDEEDSINIAVADRWYDGLINKDICITNEIYSLREIEFDRQELRQLVRKVHATPEPRATSEENGKPDAASVKARRSLTRFLRGLVKQLPSN; encoded by the exons ATGGCTCGCGTATTGAGGCCGCTGATGCAATTGCCGCGGTGGCGCCACCGTCCGTCGCCATTCTATCATCTTCTCAGCCTACCTTCATCGTCAACCCACGTCTCCGGTAAACTTCCGTTATTCGCATTATTCTCCATCTCTTGCCGTGCAGTCCACTTCCGTTTCGGCGCCGTTAGATTGCGTGACGTTCCTTTGCCCTACGACGCGGAAGACAGCGACGGTGCGTCGTCTTCAGATAGTGGCGAAACATTCAAGAGCCGCAACGACAGAAAGCGCGAGGCTCGACGTGCCGTACGCTGGGGTATGGAGCTTGCTAGCTTCTCTCCACCTCAAATTAAGCGCATTATTAG GGTGGCTGCTCTGGAGCAAGAGGTGTATGATGCTCTTATTCTAGTTAAG GGACTAGGCCGCGATGTTAGAGAAGGAAAGAGAAGGCAATATAATCTTATAG GAAGACTGCTACGAGAAGTGGAGCCTGAATTAATGGATGGCTTAATTCAGGCCACAAAAGATGGAGACCAGAGTAGGTTTCAAGGTTTCTTAGGGACAGAAAACTTGGATATTGATGGTGAAGAAGAGGAAGATGAGGAAATTGAAGAGGGGGATGAAGAA GATTCGATTAATATTGCTGTAGCTGACAGATGGTACGACGGTTTGATCAACAAAGACATTTGCATTACCAATGAAATTTATTCACTTCGCGAAATTGAATTTGATCGACAG gaACTCCGACAGCTAGTTCGGAAAGTTCATGCCACACCAGAGCCTcgggccacttcagaggaaaacgGAAAACCTGATGCTGCATCTGTGAAAGCTAGAAGATCACTCACTCGTTTTCTCCGAGGTCTTGTGAAGCAGCTTCCATCCAACTAA
- the LOC140877079 gene encoding thaumatin-like protein 1b, translated as MGRFCLHVLLLIFSNSIVSGVYSAGTFSFVNKCPYTVWPGILSNAGIAPLEPTGFALQTGETKVISAPASWGGRFWGRTQCSFDSTGKFSCVTADCGSGKVECAGAGASPPATLAEFTLNGYGGQDFYDVSLVDGYNIPMLLVPQGGSGTNCTNTGCIRDLNSACPQALQVMSSGGERVACKSACEALGEDQYCCVGAYGSPQSCQPTQYSQLFKSACPQAYSYAYDDSTSTFTCTSADYIVMFCPSPNTSQKSSSGGQNGSEQPIDSAMVYQGALDVSGGDPPPTYGGAVVVAAALWGLLRHLL; from the exons ATGGGGAGATTCTGCTTGCATGTTCTGCTCCTAATTTTCTCAAATTCTATCGTTTCAG GAGTATATTCGGCTGGTACATTCTCATTCGTGAACAAGTGTCCGTACACGGTCTGGCCAGGCATTCTATCGAACGCTGGAATCGCACCTCTCGAGCCAACAGGGTTCGCTTTGCAAACCGGCGAGACGAAGGTCATCAGCGCGCCAGCGTCTTGGGGCGGCCGTTTCTGGGGAAGGACACAGTGTAGTTTCGACTCCACGGGGAAATTCTCTTGCGTCACGGCGGATTGCGGCTCCGGAAAGGTGGAATGCGCCGGGGCTGGAGCTTCCCCGCCTGCAACCCTGGCGGAATTCACCCTCAACGGCTACGGCGGCCAGGATTTCTACGACGTCAGCCTCGTCGACGGGTACAACATCCCGATGCTGTTGGTTCCGCAAGGCGGGTCCGGGACGAACTGTACGAACACGGGATGCATAAGGGACCTGAACAGCGCTTGCCCGCAGGCCCTTCAGGTGATGAGCTCCGGCGGGGAACGCGTGGCTTGCAAGAGCGCTTGCGAGGCCTTGGGGGAAGACCAGTACTGCTGCGTCGGCGCGTACGGCTCACCGCAATCATGCCAGCCGACTCAGTACTCCCAGCTGTTCAAAAGCGCGTGCCCACAAGCCTACAGCTACGCTTACGATGATTCCACCAGCACCTTCACGTGTACCTCTGCCGACTACATCGTCATGTTTTGCCCTTCCCCAAACACCAG TCAAAAATCCTCGTCCGGCGGCCAAAATGGATCGGAACAACCCATCGACAGCGCCATGGTGTACCAAGGCGCATTGGACGTCAGTGGCGGTGATCCACCGCCGACTTATGGCGGCGCCGTAGTCGTCGCGGCGGCATTATGGGGGCTCTTGCGTCATCTGTTGTGA